One Halobaculum roseum DNA segment encodes these proteins:
- a CDS encoding archaellin/type IV pilin N-terminal domain-containing protein produces the protein MFEFITDEEERGQVGIGTLIVFIAMVLVAAIAAGVLINTAGFLQSKSQETGQQSSKQVSDRVQEVATVGNVTNAGEIDLVNVTVTQAPGAGEIDIQNATVSWIDNSGTYQLVSTTQNYTAGSGPTGDEFSYVAVKDSDNSDNVLNDADDRLNLVFDVSEFTGEELTEGDEVTIKINTMAGATTSIRFTVPSSLGQKSAVEL, from the coding sequence ATGTTCGAATTCATCACGGACGAGGAAGAGCGCGGGCAGGTCGGGATCGGGACGCTCATCGTGTTCATCGCGATGGTGCTGGTGGCAGCGATCGCCGCCGGCGTCCTCATCAACACCGCGGGATTCCTCCAGAGCAAGTCGCAGGAAACGGGTCAACAGAGCAGTAAGCAGGTCAGCGACCGCGTGCAGGAGGTCGCCACCGTCGGCAACGTGACCAACGCCGGCGAGATCGACCTCGTGAACGTGACGGTGACGCAGGCGCCCGGCGCCGGCGAGATCGACATCCAGAACGCGACGGTGTCGTGGATCGACAACAGCGGGACCTACCAGCTCGTTTCGACCACACAGAACTACACCGCCGGTAGCGGTCCCACCGGCGACGAGTTCTCCTACGTCGCGGTGAAGGACTCCGACAACTCCGATAACGTCCTCAACGACGCCGACGACCGCCTGAACCTCGTGTTCGACGTGAGCGAGTTCACCGGGGAGGAGCTGACCGAGGGCGACGAGGTCACGATCAAGATCAACACGATGGCCGGCGCGACGACGAGCATCCGCTTCACGGTGCCCTCGTCGCTCGGACAGAAGAGCGCGGTCGAGCTGTAA
- a CDS encoding DUF5786 family protein has product MGFGSYDESEQERQQNDGGDAGDGSTVDAHENEHEGEASFEAGASTDDLVSQLQTMKDDGDDDGDDE; this is encoded by the coding sequence ATGGGCTTCGGGAGCTACGACGAATCCGAGCAGGAGCGTCAACAGAACGACGGCGGCGACGCGGGCGACGGCTCGACCGTCGACGCCCACGAGAACGAACACGAGGGCGAGGCGAGCTTCGAGGCGGGCGCCTCCACCGACGACCTGGTCTCGCAGCTCCAGACGATGAAGGACGACGGCGACGACGACGGCGACGACGAGTAA
- the dgoD gene encoding galactonate dehydratase: MTEIVDYELYAVPPRWLFLKLECADGSVGWGEPVVEGRARTVRGAVEELVEEYLLGEDPAPVADHWERLYRGGFYRGGPVLMSAIAGIDQALWDLKGKHLGAPVHELLGGPVRERVRVYQWVGGDRPAGVAEAAEAKVDAGFTALKMNATPELERVESPDTIDQAAERLRTVREAVGDEVDIGVDFHGRATKTAAKQLAAALEPHDPFFIEEPVLPEHNDALADIAASTSTPIATGERMFHRTDFKEVLETNAVDVIQPDLSHAGGITECHRIASMAGAYDVSVAPHCPLGPVALASCLQIDAVAPNALIQEQTLDIHYNETSDVLDYLADPSVFEYEDGFVPVPDDPGLGVDIDEDVLREREGHDDWHNPVWRRPDGSVAEW; this comes from the coding sequence ATGACCGAGATCGTCGACTACGAACTGTATGCGGTGCCGCCGCGGTGGCTGTTCCTGAAACTGGAGTGTGCTGACGGCTCCGTCGGTTGGGGCGAACCGGTCGTCGAGGGGCGCGCGCGGACCGTCCGCGGCGCCGTCGAGGAACTCGTCGAGGAGTACCTGCTCGGTGAGGACCCCGCACCCGTCGCCGACCACTGGGAACGACTGTATCGCGGTGGGTTCTACCGCGGCGGTCCCGTGCTCATGTCCGCCATCGCGGGGATCGACCAGGCCCTCTGGGACCTGAAGGGCAAGCACCTCGGCGCGCCAGTTCACGAACTCCTCGGCGGCCCGGTTCGCGAGCGCGTCCGCGTGTACCAGTGGGTCGGCGGCGACCGGCCCGCGGGCGTCGCGGAGGCGGCCGAGGCGAAGGTCGACGCGGGCTTCACCGCGCTGAAGATGAACGCGACGCCGGAGCTGGAGCGCGTCGAATCGCCCGACACGATCGATCAGGCCGCCGAGCGCCTCCGGACGGTCCGGGAGGCCGTCGGCGACGAGGTCGACATCGGCGTCGACTTCCACGGCCGCGCGACGAAGACCGCGGCGAAGCAACTGGCGGCGGCGCTGGAACCGCACGATCCGTTCTTCATTGAGGAGCCGGTCCTGCCGGAGCACAACGACGCCCTCGCCGATATCGCCGCGAGCACGAGCACCCCGATCGCGACCGGGGAGCGGATGTTCCATCGCACCGACTTCAAAGAGGTGCTGGAGACGAACGCCGTCGACGTGATCCAACCGGACCTGAGCCACGCGGGCGGCATCACCGAGTGCCACCGCATCGCGTCGATGGCCGGCGCCTACGACGTTTCCGTCGCGCCCCACTGCCCGCTCGGCCCGGTCGCGCTCGCCTCGTGTCTCCAGATCGACGCGGTCGCCCCGAACGCCCTGATCCAGGAGCAGACCCTCGACATCCACTACAACGAGACGAGCGACGTGCTCGATTACCTCGCGGACCCCTCGGTGTTCGAGTACGAGGACGGCTTCGTGCCCGTGCCCGACGACCCGGGGCTCGGCGTCGACATCGACGAGGATGTGCTCCGCGAGCGCGAGGGCCACGACGACTGGCACAACCCCGTCTGGCGTCGCCCCGACGGCAGCGTCGCCGAGTGGTGA
- a CDS encoding DNA-3-methyladenine glycosylase family protein, with product MPVDADADAFDELDPSDREALSALRDDDLLGPVIDRHGPLTIEPAADPFERLVVSILRQQVSMASAKATRERLFDAVDVTPAGLLAAEETTLKDAGLSRQKTRYVCNVAEAFADNDWDHEAFAAMSDDEVRQELTAITGVGEWTANMQLLFTLGRPDVFPVGDLGIRKGMEELYGREMSRAEMVEEAERWAPYRSYASLYLWRAKEDIAAGVDEVVGDE from the coding sequence ATGCCAGTGGATGCGGACGCCGACGCGTTCGACGAGCTCGACCCGAGCGACCGCGAGGCGCTCTCGGCGCTGCGCGACGACGACCTGCTCGGTCCGGTGATCGACCGACACGGACCGCTCACGATCGAACCCGCCGCCGATCCCTTCGAGCGACTCGTCGTGTCGATCCTCCGTCAGCAGGTGTCGATGGCGTCCGCGAAGGCGACGCGCGAGCGCCTGTTCGACGCCGTCGATGTGACGCCCGCGGGCCTGCTCGCGGCCGAGGAGACGACGCTGAAGGACGCGGGGCTCTCCCGACAGAAGACGCGGTACGTGTGCAACGTCGCCGAGGCGTTCGCCGACAACGACTGGGACCACGAGGCGTTCGCCGCGATGAGCGACGACGAGGTCCGCCAGGAGTTGACCGCGATCACCGGCGTCGGCGAGTGGACCGCGAACATGCAGTTACTGTTCACCCTCGGTCGTCCGGACGTGTTCCCCGTCGGCGACCTCGGGATCCGGAAGGGGATGGAGGAGCTGTACGGCCGGGAGATGAGTCGCGCGGAGATGGTCGAGGAAGCCGAGCGGTGGGCGCCGTACCGCAGCTACGCGTCGCTGTACCTGTGGCGCGCGAAGGAGGACATCGCCGCCGGGGTAGACGAGGTCGTCGGCGACGAGTAG
- a CDS encoding BolA family protein: MSTEEVEAAIEAGIEDCEATVTTPRAPDPDHEDAHFAAVVVSPAFEGKSLVQQHELVYDAVGDAMTREVHALEIKTYTPEEYEERGE; the protein is encoded by the coding sequence ATGAGCACCGAGGAGGTCGAGGCGGCCATCGAGGCCGGCATCGAGGACTGCGAGGCGACCGTCACGACCCCGCGAGCGCCCGACCCGGACCACGAGGACGCCCACTTCGCCGCGGTCGTCGTCTCGCCCGCCTTCGAGGGGAAGTCGCTCGTTCAGCAACACGAACTCGTGTACGACGCCGTCGGCGACGCGATGACGCGGGAGGTGCACGCCCTGGAGATCAAGACGTACACGCCCGAGGAGTACGAGGAACGCGGGGAGTAG
- a CDS encoding class I SAM-dependent methyltransferase — MNPDEVRDDWAEREGEFSPRYYAEKGPDDTSDALRSAIDFYVGADARVLELGCGSGRHLEHLRRNGFGDLAGVDINDESFDVMAEYFPDLAETGEFHTGAIEDLLPEFEDDAFDAVYSVETLQHVHPEDTWVFEEVVRVASDLLVTVENEGNGAQRGREGAEVSYVNDEFPLYHRNWKDVFSQFGGVQVVKEPTKRDTVRAFKLA; from the coding sequence ATGAACCCCGACGAGGTCCGCGACGACTGGGCCGAGCGCGAGGGAGAGTTCTCCCCGCGCTACTACGCCGAAAAGGGCCCCGACGACACGAGCGACGCCCTCCGCTCGGCGATCGACTTTTACGTCGGCGCCGACGCCCGGGTGCTCGAACTCGGCTGCGGCTCCGGTCGACACCTCGAACACCTCCGCCGCAACGGCTTCGGGGACCTCGCCGGCGTCGACATCAACGACGAGTCGTTCGACGTGATGGCCGAGTACTTCCCCGACCTCGCGGAGACGGGCGAGTTCCACACGGGCGCCATCGAGGACCTGCTCCCCGAGTTTGAGGACGACGCCTTCGATGCGGTCTACTCGGTCGAGACGCTCCAGCACGTCCACCCCGAGGACACGTGGGTGTTCGAGGAGGTCGTCCGGGTCGCCTCCGACCTGCTCGTGACCGTGGAAAACGAGGGCAACGGAGCACAGCGCGGCCGCGAGGGCGCCGAGGTGAGCTACGTCAACGACGAGTTCCCGCTGTATCACCGCAACTGGAAGGACGTGTTCTCCCAGTTTGGCGGCGTGCAGGTCGTGAAGGAGCCGACGAAGCGGGATACGGTCCGGGCGTTCAAGCTAGCCTGA
- a CDS encoding SDR family NAD(P)-dependent oxidoreductase: MTSYDTSAIDELEPRARYANRVAVVTGSTRGIGAGVAKRLAAEGAQVVVTGRSEDAGAETVAAIEDLGGEAVFVRADMREPDDIAALFEATADEFGRLDVLVNNAGVETYTAADEAELDDWNFVLETDFRSYWLCAKHAREHMDEGAIVNMSSNHAFATTPSIFPYNAVKAGINGMTRAMAIDFGPDVRVNTVNPGWVAIDRTTGDMDEERREELASIHPTGRIGVPGDVAAAVAFLASDEAGFVTGASLTVDGGRDAVLQDDFLPDYRERREE; encoded by the coding sequence ATGACCAGCTACGACACCTCCGCCATCGACGAACTCGAACCGCGAGCGCGATACGCGAACAGGGTCGCCGTCGTCACCGGCTCGACCCGCGGGATCGGGGCGGGCGTCGCCAAGCGCCTCGCCGCCGAGGGGGCACAGGTCGTCGTCACCGGCCGCAGCGAGGACGCCGGGGCGGAGACGGTCGCCGCCATCGAGGACCTGGGCGGCGAGGCCGTCTTCGTCCGCGCGGACATGCGCGAGCCCGACGACATCGCGGCGCTCTTCGAGGCCACCGCCGACGAGTTCGGCCGCCTCGACGTGCTCGTGAACAACGCCGGCGTCGAGACGTACACCGCCGCCGACGAGGCCGAGCTGGACGACTGGAACTTCGTCCTCGAAACCGACTTCCGCTCCTACTGGCTCTGTGCCAAGCACGCCCGCGAGCACATGGACGAGGGGGCCATCGTCAACATGTCCAGCAACCACGCGTTCGCGACGACGCCGAGCATCTTCCCGTACAACGCCGTCAAGGCGGGGATCAACGGGATGACCCGCGCGATGGCGATCGACTTCGGCCCCGACGTTCGCGTGAACACGGTGAACCCGGGCTGGGTCGCCATCGACCGCACCACCGGCGACATGGACGAGGAACGCCGCGAGGAGCTCGCGAGCATCCACCCGACCGGCCGGATCGGGGTTCCGGGCGACGTGGCCGCGGCGGTCGCGTTCCTCGCCAGCGACGAGGCCGGCTTCGTCACCGGCGCGAGCCTGACGGTCGACGGCGGCCGCGACGCCGTGTTGCAGGACGACTTCCTCCCCGACTACCGCGAGCGCCGCGAGGAGTAG
- a CDS encoding 3-hydroxyacyl-CoA dehydrogenase/enoyl-CoA hydratase family protein, whose amino-acid sequence MDVDDVDTVAVLGAGNMGHGIAEVAALAGYEVNLRDINEEFVRNGYDQIEWSLGKLAEKDQISEEEADAALDRVTPVVPVEDAVADADLVIEAVPEKMDIKKDVYAEVEEHAPDRAVFASNTSSLSITELSEVTGREERFCGMHFFNPPVRMQLVEVISGAHTSAETMDLVEDVAERMGKTPVRVRKDSPGFIVNRVLVPLMNEAAWLVHEGEATIEEVDSTTKYDMGLPMGSFELADQVGIDVGVHVLEYMHEVLGDAYESCPLLVEKVDDENLGKKTGTGFYDYEDGPGAEVPSDGADEGVKRALLAVMANEVAGLIGNDVADAGDIDQAVKLGAGFPDGPAKMADSVGLDALLETLDERHEETGAERYEAVDYLRDLVDEGHGFYGSDDDDGEGAVDFETIRIEREGRVGHIVLDRPHRMNTISGELLDELGVAIDELEADDDVRAVLVTGEGERAFSAGADVQSMAAGGGDPLHAVELSRKGQSTFGKFESSDLPVVAGIDGFCLGGGMEFATCADLRVASERSELGQPEHNLGLLPGWGGTQRLRHIVGEGRAKEIIFTAERYDAEEMADYGFVNEVVTNDELEARAMELAQDLAGGPPVAQRYTKRAMLAGRDDTDAGLEIEAQAFGQLMNTDDLMEGVMAFMSDEEPEFEGK is encoded by the coding sequence ATGGACGTTGATGACGTAGACACGGTCGCGGTATTGGGCGCCGGAAACATGGGTCACGGTATCGCGGAGGTCGCCGCGCTCGCCGGGTACGAAGTGAACCTGCGGGACATCAACGAGGAGTTCGTCCGGAACGGCTACGACCAGATCGAGTGGTCGCTCGGCAAGCTCGCCGAGAAGGACCAGATCTCCGAGGAGGAGGCCGACGCCGCCCTCGACCGGGTGACGCCCGTCGTCCCCGTCGAGGACGCCGTCGCCGACGCGGACCTCGTGATCGAGGCGGTACCCGAGAAGATGGACATCAAGAAGGACGTGTACGCCGAGGTCGAGGAGCACGCCCCCGACCGCGCCGTCTTCGCGTCGAACACCTCCAGCCTCTCCATCACGGAGCTGTCGGAGGTGACCGGGCGCGAGGAGCGCTTCTGCGGGATGCACTTCTTCAACCCGCCGGTGCGCATGCAGCTCGTCGAGGTCATCTCCGGCGCCCACACGTCGGCCGAGACGATGGACCTGGTCGAGGACGTGGCCGAACGGATGGGCAAGACGCCCGTCCGGGTCCGCAAGGACTCGCCCGGCTTCATCGTCAACCGCGTGCTCGTCCCGCTGATGAACGAGGCGGCGTGGCTCGTCCACGAGGGCGAGGCGACGATCGAGGAAGTCGACTCCACGACGAAGTACGACATGGGGCTCCCGATGGGGAGCTTCGAGCTGGCCGACCAGGTCGGCATCGACGTGGGCGTCCACGTGCTGGAGTACATGCACGAGGTGCTCGGCGACGCCTACGAGTCGTGCCCGCTCCTCGTCGAGAAGGTCGACGACGAGAACCTCGGCAAGAAGACCGGGACGGGCTTCTACGACTACGAGGACGGCCCCGGTGCCGAGGTGCCCTCCGACGGGGCCGACGAGGGCGTCAAGCGCGCCCTGCTCGCGGTCATGGCGAACGAGGTCGCCGGCCTGATCGGCAACGACGTGGCCGACGCCGGCGACATCGACCAGGCGGTGAAGCTGGGCGCCGGCTTCCCCGACGGGCCCGCGAAGATGGCCGACTCGGTCGGCCTCGACGCACTGCTCGAGACGCTCGACGAGCGCCACGAGGAGACGGGCGCCGAGCGGTACGAGGCGGTCGACTACCTCCGGGACCTCGTGGACGAGGGTCACGGCTTCTACGGCAGTGACGACGACGACGGCGAGGGTGCGGTCGACTTCGAGACGATCCGCATCGAGCGCGAGGGGCGCGTCGGCCACATCGTCCTCGACCGCCCCCACCGGATGAACACCATCTCCGGCGAGCTGCTCGACGAGCTCGGCGTGGCAATCGACGAGCTGGAGGCCGACGACGACGTGCGCGCGGTGCTGGTGACCGGCGAGGGCGAGCGGGCCTTCTCCGCCGGCGCCGACGTGCAGAGCATGGCCGCCGGCGGCGGCGACCCCCTGCACGCGGTCGAGCTCTCCCGGAAGGGGCAGTCGACGTTCGGGAAGTTCGAGTCTTCGGACCTCCCGGTCGTCGCCGGCATCGACGGCTTCTGCCTCGGCGGCGGGATGGAGTTCGCCACCTGCGCGGACCTGCGCGTCGCCTCCGAGCGCTCGGAGCTGGGCCAACCCGAGCACAACCTCGGCCTCCTGCCGGGGTGGGGCGGCACCCAGCGCCTGCGCCACATCGTCGGCGAGGGGCGCGCCAAGGAGATCATCTTCACCGCCGAGCGCTACGACGCCGAGGAGATGGCCGACTACGGCTTCGTCAACGAGGTCGTCACCAACGACGAGCTGGAGGCGCGTGCGATGGAGCTGGCGCAGGATCTGGCCGGCGGGCCGCCCGTCGCCCAGCGCTACACGAAGCGCGCGATGCTCGCCGGGCGCGACGACACCGACGCCGGGCTGGAGATCGAGGCACAGGCGTTCGGGCAGCTGATGAACACCGACGACCTCATGGAGGGCGTGATGGCGTTCATGTCCGACGAGGAGCCGGAGTTCGAAGGGAAGTAA